Proteins co-encoded in one Arachis hypogaea cultivar Tifrunner chromosome 13, arahy.Tifrunner.gnm2.J5K5, whole genome shotgun sequence genomic window:
- the LOC112791917 gene encoding PH, RCC1 and FYVE domains-containing protein 1 isoform X1, giving the protein MADPQKAGPVERDIEQALTSLKKGSYLLKYGRRGKPKFCPFRLSNDESLLLWYSGKEEKQLKLSTVSKIIPGQRTATFQRYPRPEKEYQSFSLIYNDRSLDLICKDKEEAEIWFVGLKALVTRGNTNSQTWKFEPCESPYPGSPRAGTRKSAPSSSPFDPRYTNGVASDNSNQNRWVKAFSEIISYTGANKSSIQVELIPNSTLSPGSVDESSNRNSASEAVRVSLSSVVSSSSHGSCHEDFEALGDVFIWGEGIGDGIVGGGVRRVGTISNSEMDAFLPKALESKVVLDVHSISCGHKHAVLVTKQGEIFSWGEESGGRLGHGVEVDVLHPKPIETLSGINIELVACGEYHSCAVTYSGDLYTWGDGTHNSGLLGHENNVSHWIPKKVGGSLEGLHVSYVSCGPWHTAIVTSAGQLFTFGDGTFGALGHGDLNSTNIPREVEALKGLRTTRVSCGVWHTAAIVEVTHKSKESPTHSTIGTLFTWGDGDKLQLGHVGSEPTLVPERVIALDNENICRVACGHSLTIALTTSGHVYTMGSTAYGQLGCPAADGKVPTRVKDQLADCFVEDIACGSYHVAALTSKAEVYTWGKGLNGQLGHGDNDHRNKPTLVQFLKDKQVKTIVCGSNFTAVVCIHKWVSSTDHSLCSGCRNPFGFRRKRHNCYNCGLVFCKGCSNKKSIKASLAPDSNKPYRVCDDCYSKLKKASETVPLVQTPSLRSVSLHDNSKVTKLQEKLLRLSSFGSFTQSESSPSKPPESHDTHVFPSLNGKLHVGIYGPIKSSNTPSLVSKKNISVSEPAARISCQSTSPASSKCSPRQSCEDNHDDPKLKNDILTQEVIALRAQVEELTLKSKSLEAELERTSQRLKEVTAVAADEAEKCKSAKEVIKSLTAQLKEMVQGPPEGHKANADTIATSYAETTNNIRDLSLVENHTTNTIKESNSNTANRTLSNGAKAQSGKAERVVQDEPGVYITLSPLPGGGNELKRVRFSRRHFTEEEAEKWWAENGVKILERHNIVSS; this is encoded by the exons ATGGCTGATCCTCAGAAAGCTGGTCCTGTTGAGAGGGATATAGAGCAG GCACTTACATCGCTTAAAAAAGGATCATATCTGCTAAAGTATGGGCGAAGAGGGAAGCCGAAGTTCTGCCCATTTAGGCTTTCCAAT GATGAGTCTCTACTCTTGTGGTACTCTGGAAAGGAAGAGAAACAACTTAAACTCAGTACTGTTTCAAAGATCATTCCAGGACAACGAACT GCTACATTTCAGCGGTATCCTCGGCCTGAAAAAGAATATCAGTCATTTTCCCTTATATACAACGATAGATCCTTAGATTTG ATATGTAAGGACAAAGAGGAGGCTGAGATATGGTTTGTCGGTCTTAAGGCATTAGTTACTCGAGGTAATACCAACAGTCAAACGTGGAAATTCGAACCATGTGAAAGTCCATATCCTGGAAGTCCCCGTGCTGGCACACGCAAATCTGCTCCATCAAGTTCACCATTT GACCCCAGATATACCAATGGAGTTGCTTCAGACAATTCTAATCAAAATAGATGGGTAAAGGCTTTCTCGGAAATTATTTCTTATACTGGAGCTAACAAGAGTTCAATTCAAGTCGAGTTGATTCCGAATTCCACTTTGTCTCCTGGGTCTGTGGATGAATCAAGTAATCGAAACTCTGCATCTGAGGCAGTTCGAGTTAGTTTATCCAGTGTTGTTAGTTCATCTAGCCATGGTTCTTGTCATGAGGATTTTGAGGCCTTAGGTGATGTTTTTATTTGGGGAGAAGGTATTGGTGATGGAATTGTTGGTGGTGGTGTGCGTAGAGTTGGAACCATATCCAATTCTGAGATGGATGCATTCCTCCCTAAGGCTTTGGAATCAAAAGTAGTTCTAGATGTTCATAGTATCAGTTGTGGCCACAAACATGCTGTTCTAGTTACCAAGCAAGGAGAAATATTTAGTTggggagaggaatcaggaggtaGACTTGGACATGGTGTAGAAGTGGATGTTCTTCACCCTAAGCCCATTGAAACTCTTAGCGGCATTAATATAGAATTAGTAGCATGTGGAGAATATCATAGTTGTGCTGTTACGTATTCTGGGGATCTTTATACTTGGGGCGATGGTACTCACAACTCTGGCTTGCTTGGGCATGAAAACAATGTCAGTCACTGGATTCCTAAGAAAGTAGGTGGTAGCTTGGAGGGTTTACATGTATCATATGTGTCCTGTGGCCCATGGCACACAGCTATTGTTACATCAGCTGGACAGTTGTTTACATTTGGGGATGGAACTTTTGGTGCCTTAGGCCATGGAGATCTCAATAGCACAAATATTCCTAGAGAAGTGGAAGCTTTGAAGGGGTTGAGAACAACCAGGGTTTCCTGTGGTGTTTGGCACACTGCTGCAATTGTTGAGGTAACACACAAATCTAAGGAATCTCCTACACACTCTACTATTGGAACACTTTTCACCTGGGGTGATGGAGATAAATTGCAACTTGGACATGTTGGTAGTGAACCTACACTAGTTCCTGAGCGTGTGATTGCATTGGATAATGAAAACATTTGTCGAGTGGCTTGTGGCCACAGTCTTACAATTGCATTGACAACCTCAGGACATGTATATACAATGGGTAGTACAGCTTATGGACAACTTGGCTGTCCTGCAGCTGATGGAAAAGTCCCCACACGTGTTAAAGATCAACTTGCTGACTGTTTTGTGGAAGATATTGCCTGTGGTTCTTATCATGTTGCAGCCCTAACTTCAAAAGCAGAGGTTTATACTTGGGGAAAAGGTTTGAATGGGCAATTAGGTCATGGAGACAATGATCACCGGAATAAACCCACTCTTGTTCAGTTTTTGAAAGACAAGCAAGTGAAAACCATCGTTTGTGGTTCAAACTTCACTGCTGTTGTGTGTATTCATAAATGGGTATCAAGCACTGACCATTCTCTATGTTCTGGTTGTCGTAATCCATTTGGATTCAGAAGAAAACGTCATAATTGTTACAACTGTGGGCTTGTTTTTTGCAAAGGATGCTCAAACAAGAAATCTATAAAAGCTTCCCTTGCTCCAGACTCCAACAAGCCATATCGGGTTTGTGATGATTGTTACTCTAAACTTAAGAAAGCTTCAGAAACAGTTCCCTTGGTGCAAACTCCTAGCTTGAGAAGTGTAAGTTTGCATGACAACAGTAAGGTCACTAAATTACAGGAAAAGCTATTAAGGCTTTCATCCTTTGGTTCTTTTACTCAATCAGAAAGCAGTCCATCAAAACCTCCAGAATCACATGATACCCATGTTTTTCCATCTTTGAATGGAAAATTGCATGTGGGGATTTATGGTCCTATAAAATCATCAAATACTCCTTCTCTGGTATCTAAGAAAAACATTTCAGTTTCTGAGCCTGCTGCAAGAATCTCTTGCCAATCAACATCACCGGCTTCTTCAAAGTGTAGCCCACGACAATCTTGTGAAGATAACCATGATGATCCAAAGCTCAAAAATGACATTCTAACTCAAGAAGTCATTGCTTTAAGGGCACAG GTTGAAGAGCTTACTCTTAAGTCGAAAAGTCTAGAGGCTGAACTCGAGCGAACATCACAGCGATTGAAGGAAGTGACAGCAGTAGCTGCAGATGAAGCTGAAAAGTGTAAATCTGCAAAAGAGGTTATAAAATCATTGACTGCTCAG TTGAAGGAAATGGTGCAAGGACCTCCAGAAGGACATAAAGCAAATGCTGACACCATAGCAACTTCCTATGCTGAAACCACTAATAACATTCGAGATCTATCTTTGGTTGAGAACCATACAACAAACACTATAAAGGAATCCAACAGCAATACAGCAAATAGAACATTATCTAATGGTGCCAAAGCACAAAGTGGAAAGGCAGAGCGGGTGGTGCAGGATGAACCAGGTGTGTACATAACTTTGTCTCCGCTGCCAGGTGGAGGTAATGAACTAAAGCGTGTTCGCTTCAG TCGGAGGCATTTTACAGAAGAAGAAGCTGAGAAGTGGTGGGCTGAAAATGGAGTCAAAATACTGGAGCGGCATAACATAGTTTCTTCATAG
- the LOC112791917 gene encoding PH, RCC1 and FYVE domains-containing protein 1 isoform X3 has product MADPQKAGPVERDIEQALTSLKKGSYLLKYGRRGKPKFCPFRLSNDESLLLWYSGKEEKQLKLSTVSKIIPGQRTICKDKEEAEIWFVGLKALVTRGNTNSQTWKFEPCESPYPGSPRAGTRKSAPSSSPFDPRYTNGVASDNSNQNRWVKAFSEIISYTGANKSSIQVELIPNSTLSPGSVDESSNRNSASEAVRVSLSSVVSSSSHGSCHEDFEALGDVFIWGEGIGDGIVGGGVRRVGTISNSEMDAFLPKALESKVVLDVHSISCGHKHAVLVTKQGEIFSWGEESGGRLGHGVEVDVLHPKPIETLSGINIELVACGEYHSCAVTYSGDLYTWGDGTHNSGLLGHENNVSHWIPKKVGGSLEGLHVSYVSCGPWHTAIVTSAGQLFTFGDGTFGALGHGDLNSTNIPREVEALKGLRTTRVSCGVWHTAAIVEVTHKSKESPTHSTIGTLFTWGDGDKLQLGHVGSEPTLVPERVIALDNENICRVACGHSLTIALTTSGHVYTMGSTAYGQLGCPAADGKVPTRVKDQLADCFVEDIACGSYHVAALTSKAEVYTWGKGLNGQLGHGDNDHRNKPTLVQFLKDKQVKTIVCGSNFTAVVCIHKWVSSTDHSLCSGCRNPFGFRRKRHNCYNCGLVFCKGCSNKKSIKASLAPDSNKPYRVCDDCYSKLKKASETVPLVQTPSLRSVSLHDNSKVTKLQEKLLRLSSFGSFTQSESSPSKPPESHDTHVFPSLNGKLHVGIYGPIKSSNTPSLVSKKNISVSEPAARISCQSTSPASSKCSPRQSCEDNHDDPKLKNDILTQEVIALRAQVEELTLKSKSLEAELERTSQRLKEVTAVAADEAEKCKSAKEVIKSLTAQLKEMVQGPPEGHKANADTIATSYAETTNNIRDLSLVENHTTNTIKESNSNTANRTLSNGAKAQSGKAERVVQDEPGVYITLSPLPGGGNELKRVRFSRRHFTEEEAEKWWAENGVKILERHNIVSS; this is encoded by the exons ATGGCTGATCCTCAGAAAGCTGGTCCTGTTGAGAGGGATATAGAGCAG GCACTTACATCGCTTAAAAAAGGATCATATCTGCTAAAGTATGGGCGAAGAGGGAAGCCGAAGTTCTGCCCATTTAGGCTTTCCAAT GATGAGTCTCTACTCTTGTGGTACTCTGGAAAGGAAGAGAAACAACTTAAACTCAGTACTGTTTCAAAGATCATTCCAGGACAACGAACT ATATGTAAGGACAAAGAGGAGGCTGAGATATGGTTTGTCGGTCTTAAGGCATTAGTTACTCGAGGTAATACCAACAGTCAAACGTGGAAATTCGAACCATGTGAAAGTCCATATCCTGGAAGTCCCCGTGCTGGCACACGCAAATCTGCTCCATCAAGTTCACCATTT GACCCCAGATATACCAATGGAGTTGCTTCAGACAATTCTAATCAAAATAGATGGGTAAAGGCTTTCTCGGAAATTATTTCTTATACTGGAGCTAACAAGAGTTCAATTCAAGTCGAGTTGATTCCGAATTCCACTTTGTCTCCTGGGTCTGTGGATGAATCAAGTAATCGAAACTCTGCATCTGAGGCAGTTCGAGTTAGTTTATCCAGTGTTGTTAGTTCATCTAGCCATGGTTCTTGTCATGAGGATTTTGAGGCCTTAGGTGATGTTTTTATTTGGGGAGAAGGTATTGGTGATGGAATTGTTGGTGGTGGTGTGCGTAGAGTTGGAACCATATCCAATTCTGAGATGGATGCATTCCTCCCTAAGGCTTTGGAATCAAAAGTAGTTCTAGATGTTCATAGTATCAGTTGTGGCCACAAACATGCTGTTCTAGTTACCAAGCAAGGAGAAATATTTAGTTggggagaggaatcaggaggtaGACTTGGACATGGTGTAGAAGTGGATGTTCTTCACCCTAAGCCCATTGAAACTCTTAGCGGCATTAATATAGAATTAGTAGCATGTGGAGAATATCATAGTTGTGCTGTTACGTATTCTGGGGATCTTTATACTTGGGGCGATGGTACTCACAACTCTGGCTTGCTTGGGCATGAAAACAATGTCAGTCACTGGATTCCTAAGAAAGTAGGTGGTAGCTTGGAGGGTTTACATGTATCATATGTGTCCTGTGGCCCATGGCACACAGCTATTGTTACATCAGCTGGACAGTTGTTTACATTTGGGGATGGAACTTTTGGTGCCTTAGGCCATGGAGATCTCAATAGCACAAATATTCCTAGAGAAGTGGAAGCTTTGAAGGGGTTGAGAACAACCAGGGTTTCCTGTGGTGTTTGGCACACTGCTGCAATTGTTGAGGTAACACACAAATCTAAGGAATCTCCTACACACTCTACTATTGGAACACTTTTCACCTGGGGTGATGGAGATAAATTGCAACTTGGACATGTTGGTAGTGAACCTACACTAGTTCCTGAGCGTGTGATTGCATTGGATAATGAAAACATTTGTCGAGTGGCTTGTGGCCACAGTCTTACAATTGCATTGACAACCTCAGGACATGTATATACAATGGGTAGTACAGCTTATGGACAACTTGGCTGTCCTGCAGCTGATGGAAAAGTCCCCACACGTGTTAAAGATCAACTTGCTGACTGTTTTGTGGAAGATATTGCCTGTGGTTCTTATCATGTTGCAGCCCTAACTTCAAAAGCAGAGGTTTATACTTGGGGAAAAGGTTTGAATGGGCAATTAGGTCATGGAGACAATGATCACCGGAATAAACCCACTCTTGTTCAGTTTTTGAAAGACAAGCAAGTGAAAACCATCGTTTGTGGTTCAAACTTCACTGCTGTTGTGTGTATTCATAAATGGGTATCAAGCACTGACCATTCTCTATGTTCTGGTTGTCGTAATCCATTTGGATTCAGAAGAAAACGTCATAATTGTTACAACTGTGGGCTTGTTTTTTGCAAAGGATGCTCAAACAAGAAATCTATAAAAGCTTCCCTTGCTCCAGACTCCAACAAGCCATATCGGGTTTGTGATGATTGTTACTCTAAACTTAAGAAAGCTTCAGAAACAGTTCCCTTGGTGCAAACTCCTAGCTTGAGAAGTGTAAGTTTGCATGACAACAGTAAGGTCACTAAATTACAGGAAAAGCTATTAAGGCTTTCATCCTTTGGTTCTTTTACTCAATCAGAAAGCAGTCCATCAAAACCTCCAGAATCACATGATACCCATGTTTTTCCATCTTTGAATGGAAAATTGCATGTGGGGATTTATGGTCCTATAAAATCATCAAATACTCCTTCTCTGGTATCTAAGAAAAACATTTCAGTTTCTGAGCCTGCTGCAAGAATCTCTTGCCAATCAACATCACCGGCTTCTTCAAAGTGTAGCCCACGACAATCTTGTGAAGATAACCATGATGATCCAAAGCTCAAAAATGACATTCTAACTCAAGAAGTCATTGCTTTAAGGGCACAG GTTGAAGAGCTTACTCTTAAGTCGAAAAGTCTAGAGGCTGAACTCGAGCGAACATCACAGCGATTGAAGGAAGTGACAGCAGTAGCTGCAGATGAAGCTGAAAAGTGTAAATCTGCAAAAGAGGTTATAAAATCATTGACTGCTCAG TTGAAGGAAATGGTGCAAGGACCTCCAGAAGGACATAAAGCAAATGCTGACACCATAGCAACTTCCTATGCTGAAACCACTAATAACATTCGAGATCTATCTTTGGTTGAGAACCATACAACAAACACTATAAAGGAATCCAACAGCAATACAGCAAATAGAACATTATCTAATGGTGCCAAAGCACAAAGTGGAAAGGCAGAGCGGGTGGTGCAGGATGAACCAGGTGTGTACATAACTTTGTCTCCGCTGCCAGGTGGAGGTAATGAACTAAAGCGTGTTCGCTTCAG TCGGAGGCATTTTACAGAAGAAGAAGCTGAGAAGTGGTGGGCTGAAAATGGAGTCAAAATACTGGAGCGGCATAACATAGTTTCTTCATAG
- the LOC112791917 gene encoding PH, RCC1 and FYVE domains-containing protein 1 isoform X4, producing the protein MADPQKAGPVERDIEQALTSLKKGSYLLKYGRRGKPKFCPFRLSNDESLLLWYSGKEEKQLKLSTVSKIIPGQRTICKDKEEAEIWFVGLKALVTRGNTNSQTWKFEPCESPYPGSPRAGTRKSAPSSSPFDPRYTNGVASDNSNQNRWVKAFSEIISYTGANKSSIQVELIPNSTLSPGSVDESSNRNSASEAVRVSLSSVVSSSSHGSCHEDFEALGDVFIWGEGIGDGIVGGGVRRVGTISNSEMDAFLPKALESKVVLDVHSISCGHKHAVLVTKQGEIFSWGEESGGRLGHGVEVDVLHPKPIETLSGINIELVACGEYHSCAVTYSGDLYTWGDGTHNSGLLGHENNVSHWIPKKVGGSLEGLHVSYVSCGPWHTAIVTSAGQLFTFGDGTFGALGHGDLNSTNIPREVEALKGLRTTRVSCGVWHTAAIVEVTHKSKESPTHSTIGTLFTWGDGDKLQLGHVGSEPTLVPERVIALDNENICRVACGHSLTIALTTSGHVYTMGSTAYGQLGCPAADGKVPTRVKDQLADCFVEDIACGSYHVAALTSKAEVYTWGKGLNGQLGHGDNDHRNKPTLVQFLKDKQVKTIVCGSNFTAVVCIHKWVSSTDHSLCSGCRNPFGFRRKRHNCYNCGLVFCKGCSNKKSIKASLAPDSNKPYRVCDDCYSKLKKASETVPLVQTPSLRSVSLHDNSKVTKLQEKLLRLSSFGSFTQSESSPSKPPESHDTHVFPSLNGKLHVGIYGPIKSSNTPSLVSKKNISVSEPAARISCQSTSPASSKCSPRQSCEDNHDDPKLKNDILTQEVIALRAQVEELTLKSKSLEAELERTSQRLKEVTAVAADEAEKCKSAKELKEMVQGPPEGHKANADTIATSYAETTNNIRDLSLVENHTTNTIKESNSNTANRTLSNGAKAQSGKAERVVQDEPGVYITLSPLPGGGNELKRVRFSRRHFTEEEAEKWWAENGVKILERHNIVSS; encoded by the exons ATGGCTGATCCTCAGAAAGCTGGTCCTGTTGAGAGGGATATAGAGCAG GCACTTACATCGCTTAAAAAAGGATCATATCTGCTAAAGTATGGGCGAAGAGGGAAGCCGAAGTTCTGCCCATTTAGGCTTTCCAAT GATGAGTCTCTACTCTTGTGGTACTCTGGAAAGGAAGAGAAACAACTTAAACTCAGTACTGTTTCAAAGATCATTCCAGGACAACGAACT ATATGTAAGGACAAAGAGGAGGCTGAGATATGGTTTGTCGGTCTTAAGGCATTAGTTACTCGAGGTAATACCAACAGTCAAACGTGGAAATTCGAACCATGTGAAAGTCCATATCCTGGAAGTCCCCGTGCTGGCACACGCAAATCTGCTCCATCAAGTTCACCATTT GACCCCAGATATACCAATGGAGTTGCTTCAGACAATTCTAATCAAAATAGATGGGTAAAGGCTTTCTCGGAAATTATTTCTTATACTGGAGCTAACAAGAGTTCAATTCAAGTCGAGTTGATTCCGAATTCCACTTTGTCTCCTGGGTCTGTGGATGAATCAAGTAATCGAAACTCTGCATCTGAGGCAGTTCGAGTTAGTTTATCCAGTGTTGTTAGTTCATCTAGCCATGGTTCTTGTCATGAGGATTTTGAGGCCTTAGGTGATGTTTTTATTTGGGGAGAAGGTATTGGTGATGGAATTGTTGGTGGTGGTGTGCGTAGAGTTGGAACCATATCCAATTCTGAGATGGATGCATTCCTCCCTAAGGCTTTGGAATCAAAAGTAGTTCTAGATGTTCATAGTATCAGTTGTGGCCACAAACATGCTGTTCTAGTTACCAAGCAAGGAGAAATATTTAGTTggggagaggaatcaggaggtaGACTTGGACATGGTGTAGAAGTGGATGTTCTTCACCCTAAGCCCATTGAAACTCTTAGCGGCATTAATATAGAATTAGTAGCATGTGGAGAATATCATAGTTGTGCTGTTACGTATTCTGGGGATCTTTATACTTGGGGCGATGGTACTCACAACTCTGGCTTGCTTGGGCATGAAAACAATGTCAGTCACTGGATTCCTAAGAAAGTAGGTGGTAGCTTGGAGGGTTTACATGTATCATATGTGTCCTGTGGCCCATGGCACACAGCTATTGTTACATCAGCTGGACAGTTGTTTACATTTGGGGATGGAACTTTTGGTGCCTTAGGCCATGGAGATCTCAATAGCACAAATATTCCTAGAGAAGTGGAAGCTTTGAAGGGGTTGAGAACAACCAGGGTTTCCTGTGGTGTTTGGCACACTGCTGCAATTGTTGAGGTAACACACAAATCTAAGGAATCTCCTACACACTCTACTATTGGAACACTTTTCACCTGGGGTGATGGAGATAAATTGCAACTTGGACATGTTGGTAGTGAACCTACACTAGTTCCTGAGCGTGTGATTGCATTGGATAATGAAAACATTTGTCGAGTGGCTTGTGGCCACAGTCTTACAATTGCATTGACAACCTCAGGACATGTATATACAATGGGTAGTACAGCTTATGGACAACTTGGCTGTCCTGCAGCTGATGGAAAAGTCCCCACACGTGTTAAAGATCAACTTGCTGACTGTTTTGTGGAAGATATTGCCTGTGGTTCTTATCATGTTGCAGCCCTAACTTCAAAAGCAGAGGTTTATACTTGGGGAAAAGGTTTGAATGGGCAATTAGGTCATGGAGACAATGATCACCGGAATAAACCCACTCTTGTTCAGTTTTTGAAAGACAAGCAAGTGAAAACCATCGTTTGTGGTTCAAACTTCACTGCTGTTGTGTGTATTCATAAATGGGTATCAAGCACTGACCATTCTCTATGTTCTGGTTGTCGTAATCCATTTGGATTCAGAAGAAAACGTCATAATTGTTACAACTGTGGGCTTGTTTTTTGCAAAGGATGCTCAAACAAGAAATCTATAAAAGCTTCCCTTGCTCCAGACTCCAACAAGCCATATCGGGTTTGTGATGATTGTTACTCTAAACTTAAGAAAGCTTCAGAAACAGTTCCCTTGGTGCAAACTCCTAGCTTGAGAAGTGTAAGTTTGCATGACAACAGTAAGGTCACTAAATTACAGGAAAAGCTATTAAGGCTTTCATCCTTTGGTTCTTTTACTCAATCAGAAAGCAGTCCATCAAAACCTCCAGAATCACATGATACCCATGTTTTTCCATCTTTGAATGGAAAATTGCATGTGGGGATTTATGGTCCTATAAAATCATCAAATACTCCTTCTCTGGTATCTAAGAAAAACATTTCAGTTTCTGAGCCTGCTGCAAGAATCTCTTGCCAATCAACATCACCGGCTTCTTCAAAGTGTAGCCCACGACAATCTTGTGAAGATAACCATGATGATCCAAAGCTCAAAAATGACATTCTAACTCAAGAAGTCATTGCTTTAAGGGCACAG GTTGAAGAGCTTACTCTTAAGTCGAAAAGTCTAGAGGCTGAACTCGAGCGAACATCACAGCGATTGAAGGAAGTGACAGCAGTAGCTGCAGATGAAGCTGAAAAGTGTAAATCTGCAAAAGAG TTGAAGGAAATGGTGCAAGGACCTCCAGAAGGACATAAAGCAAATGCTGACACCATAGCAACTTCCTATGCTGAAACCACTAATAACATTCGAGATCTATCTTTGGTTGAGAACCATACAACAAACACTATAAAGGAATCCAACAGCAATACAGCAAATAGAACATTATCTAATGGTGCCAAAGCACAAAGTGGAAAGGCAGAGCGGGTGGTGCAGGATGAACCAGGTGTGTACATAACTTTGTCTCCGCTGCCAGGTGGAGGTAATGAACTAAAGCGTGTTCGCTTCAG TCGGAGGCATTTTACAGAAGAAGAAGCTGAGAAGTGGTGGGCTGAAAATGGAGTCAAAATACTGGAGCGGCATAACATAGTTTCTTCATAG